The Meleagris gallopavo isolate NT-WF06-2002-E0010 breed Aviagen turkey brand Nicholas breeding stock unplaced genomic scaffold, Turkey_5.1 ChrUn_random_7180001869411, whole genome shotgun sequence genome has a window encoding:
- the LOC104916083 gene encoding EGF-containing fibulin-like extracellular matrix protein 2, translated as MHTRGCASTAAPIPPASFSCRCHPGFRLAPNNRSCLDVDECSMGARCAQRCLNTFGSFWCRCRPGFVLSSDGLSCDGTRPPPT; from the exons ATGCACACCAGaggctgtgccagcacagctgctccaaTTCCCCCGGCGTCCTTTTCCTGCCGCTGCCATCCCGGCTTCCGGCTGGCGCCCAACAATCGCTCCTGTCTGG ATGTAGACGAATGCTCCATGGGCGCCCGCTGTGCCCAGCGCTGCCTCAACACCTTTGGCTCCTTTTGGTGCCGCTGCCGGCCGGGATTCGTCCTCAGCTCCGACGGCCTCAGCTGTGACGGTACCAGACCCCCTCCCACATAG